The proteins below come from a single Takifugu flavidus isolate HTHZ2018 chromosome 6, ASM371156v2, whole genome shotgun sequence genomic window:
- the tlr3 gene encoding toll-like receptor 3 isoform X1, which yields MMLGGPSLFLFSLLIMWCCMTGRRHAVYGQKKTSCVVQGSSADCSHLSLSSIPPDLPRNLTSLDVSHNRLRGIPPESLRPYPDLLHLSVSYNTIAKLDGRLCETLPRLQTLDVAHNQVLALREEDLSRCSGLTALILRSNRLKLQGEPFSGLQKLTYLDVSLNHLQSARLGSRPQLPALVNLSLAQNDITVLKRDDFSFLNHSSSLRVLNLSSVPLKTVHFNSVPRFVSLLMPRRDDLYVLLQLEPGCLKPISGLSTLILDGSNMGAQVIAEICSQLSGTAISSLSLRNMKLASLPNTTFAGLQQTNLSCLDLSRNGLGKIEKGSFQWLPRLETLILMENNIKHLTQDTFQGLQSLKILQLTKALVKGHTSATPIIDDFSFQPLTTLESLVLQKTAIREITMQTFTGLTSLKELDLSWSSCLSLKTITNETFVSLAASPLRKLNLTGAAVVQISPGGFSTLKNLTVLLLDSNFIKQTLTGREFEGLGQLEEIHMSLNFQKVNLSSASFAAVPRLKVLTLGKSLTSTALNVDPSPFSPLVNLTFLDLSNNNIANIRRTLLKGLVNLRVLKLQHNNFARLWKNSNVGGPVMFLQDTLKLKTLLMDSNGLDEIPAGALRGLRELQELSLGNNLLNSLRPSVFDDLISLRALFLQKNVITSVRPEVFETPLRNLSLLVMGKNPYDCTCESILWYATWLNNTNTTSVPDLAEQYTCNTPLTYFNRSIMTFDPLSCKDMTPFRALYVVSSTTVILLLTVALFMRFHGWRIRFYCNIVVNRTLGFSDATVEEGRQFEYDAYVIHAEDDGGWVERRLLPLENGRCKFCLEVRDSNLGMSQLESIVNNIRNSRKILFVVTETLLRDPWCRRFTAHQALHQVIEASRDSVVLVFLQDVHDYKLSRTLFLRRGMLRSCCVLYWPVHKERVPAFHQKLLIALGMTNRLQD from the exons ATGATGCTCGGTGGGCCTTCCctgttcctcttttctctgctcatcATGTGGTGCTGCATGACCGGACGGCGCCACGCTGTGTATGGCCAGAAGAAGACCTCGTGTGTCGTGCAAGGCAGCAGCGCAGACTGCAGCCACCTCAGcctgtcctccatccctccagaCCTTCCCAGGAACCTCACCAGCCTGGACGTGTCTCACAACAGGTTACGGGGGATCCCCCCCGAGTCTCTGAGGCCGTACCCGGACCTCCTTCACCTCAGCGTCAGCTACAACACCATCGCCAAGCTGGACGGCCGACTGTGTGAGACGCTGCCACGGCTGCAGACACTGGACGTTGCACACAACCAAGTGTTGGCGCTGAGGGAGGAGGATCTGAGCCGCTGCAGCGGGCTGACGGCGCTGATTCTGCGCAGCAATCGGCTAAAGCTGCAGGGGGAACCTTTCTCCGGCCTGCAG AAGCTGACGTATCTGGACGTTTCCTTAAACCACCTGCAGTCGGCCAGGCTGGGCTCACGGCCTCAGCTGCCCGCTCTGGTCAACCTCAGCCTGGCGCAAAATGACATCACCGTCCTGAAGAGAGATGACTTTTCCTTCCTGAATCACTCGTCCTCTCTCCGAGTGCTCAACCTGTCATCGGTGCCCCTGAAAACGGTACATTTTAACTCTGTCCCCCGATTTGTTTCACTTCTGATGCCACGGCGTGATGATCTTTATGTTCTCTTGCAGCTGGAGCCCGGTTGCCTGAAGCCCATTTCGGGCCTGAGTACTTTAATCTTGGACGGGAGCAACATGGGCGCTCAGGTGATCGCTGAAATCTGCTCGCAGCTGTCCGGGACGGCCATCAGCAGCCTGTCTCTGCGGAACATGAAGCTGGCCTCTCTCCCAAACACCACCTTTGCAGGACTCCAGCAAACCAACCTGAGCTGCCTGGATCTGTCCCGTAACGGCCTGGGGAAAATCGAAAAGGGCTCATTTCAGTGGCTGCCACGACTCGAGACCCTAATTTTAATGGAGAACAACATCAAGCATCTGACCCAAGACACGTTTCAGGGTCTCCAGAGTCTGAAAATCCTCCAGCTGACAAAGGCCCTGGTGAAAGGTCACACCTCCGCCACCCCCATTATTGACGACTTCTCCTTCCAGCCTTTAACGACCCTGGAGAGTTTGGTATTACAGAAAACTGCAATTCGGGAAATTACAATGCAGACGTTCACGGGCTTGACCAGTCTGAAGGAGCTGGACCTGAGCTGGAGTAGCTGTCTCTCACTCAAGACCATTACTAACGAGACCTTCGTGTCTCTGGCTGCTTCTCCACTCAGAAAGCTGAATCTGACAGGAGCGGCGGTAGTGCAGATCAGTCCTGGAGGCTTCTCCACCTTAAAGAACCTCACTGTTCTACTCTTGGATTCCAACTTCATCAAACAAACCTTGACTGGCAGAGAGTTCGAAGGCTTgggtcagctggaggagatTCACATGTCTCTGAACTTCCAGAAAGTCAATCTAAGCTCCGCCTCTTTTGCTGCTGTGCCCCGACTGAAGGTCCTGACTCTGGGGAAGAGCCTGACCAGCACGGCCCTGAACGTGGATCCCTCTCCGTTCAGCCCCCTGGTCAATCTCACCTTCCTGGACCTCAGCAACAACAACATCGCCAACATCAGGAGGACCTTGCTCAAAGGTCTGGTTAACCTCAgggtgctgaagctgcagcacaacaACTTTGCCCGTTTATGGAAGAACAGCAATGTGGGTGGGCCGGTAATGTTTCTGCAGGACACGCTGAAACTGAAGACCCTACTGATGGACAGCAACGGGCTGGATGAGATCCCAGCTGGGGCTCTGAGAGGACTaagagagctgcaggagctgagccTGGGCAACAACCTCCTCAACAGCCTGCGGCCGTCTGTCTTCGATGACCTGATCTCCCTGCGCGCTTTGTTTTTACAGAAGAACGTGATCACGTCAGTGAGGCCCGAAGTGTTTGAAACGCCCTTGAGGAACCTCAGCCTGCTCGTCATGGGCAAGAATCCCTACGACTGCACGTGCGAGAGCATCCTGTGGTACGCCACCTGGCTGaacaacaccaacaccaccagcGTGCCGGACCTGGCGGAGCAGTACACGTGCAACACCCCGCTGACCTACTTCAACCGCTCCATCATGACGTTCGACCCCCTTTCCTGCAAAGACATGACCCCCTTCCGGGCCCTGTATGTGGTGAGCAGCACCACCGTGATCTTGCTGCTGACGGTCGCGCTCTTTATGCGATTCCACGGATGGAGGATTCGGTTCTACTGCAATATCGTGGTCAACCGCACTTTGGGATTCAGCGACGCCacggtggaggaggggcgtCAGTTTGAGTACGACGCCTACGTCATACACGCCGAGGACGACGGCGGCTGGGTGGAGAGGCGGCTGCTGCCGTTGGAGAACGGGAGGTGCAAGTTTTGCTTGGAGGTTCGAGATTCAAACCTCGGAATGTCGCAGTTGGAATCCATCGTCAACAACATAAGGAACTCCCGGAAAATCCTGTTCGTTGTCACCGAAACTCTCCTCAGGGATCCCTGGTGTCGACG GTTCACGGCCCATCAGGCTCTGCACCAGGTGATCGAAGCCAGCAGGGACTCCGTGGTCCTGGTCTTCCTGCAGGACGTCCACGACTACAAGCTGTCTCGGACGCTCTTCCTCCGCAGGGGCATGCTGCGCTCCTGCTGTGTCCTGTACTGGCCCGTCCATAAAGAGAGGGTCCCAGCGTTCCACCAAAAGCTCCTCATAGCGCTCGGCATGACCAACCGCTTGCAGGACTGA
- the tlr3 gene encoding toll-like receptor 3 isoform X2: protein MMLGGPSLFLFSLLIMWCCMTGRRHAVYGQKKTSCVVQGSSADCSHLSLSSIPPDLPRNLTSLDVSHNRLRGIPPESLRPYPDLLHLSVSYNTIAKLDGRLCETLPRLQTLDVAHNQVLALREEDLSRCSGLTALILRSNRLKLQGEPFSGLQKLTYLDVSLNHLQSARLGSRPQLPALVNLSLAQNDITVLKRDDFSFLNHSSSLRVLNLSSVPLKTLEPGCLKPISGLSTLILDGSNMGAQVIAEICSQLSGTAISSLSLRNMKLASLPNTTFAGLQQTNLSCLDLSRNGLGKIEKGSFQWLPRLETLILMENNIKHLTQDTFQGLQSLKILQLTKALVKGHTSATPIIDDFSFQPLTTLESLVLQKTAIREITMQTFTGLTSLKELDLSWSSCLSLKTITNETFVSLAASPLRKLNLTGAAVVQISPGGFSTLKNLTVLLLDSNFIKQTLTGREFEGLGQLEEIHMSLNFQKVNLSSASFAAVPRLKVLTLGKSLTSTALNVDPSPFSPLVNLTFLDLSNNNIANIRRTLLKGLVNLRVLKLQHNNFARLWKNSNVGGPVMFLQDTLKLKTLLMDSNGLDEIPAGALRGLRELQELSLGNNLLNSLRPSVFDDLISLRALFLQKNVITSVRPEVFETPLRNLSLLVMGKNPYDCTCESILWYATWLNNTNTTSVPDLAEQYTCNTPLTYFNRSIMTFDPLSCKDMTPFRALYVVSSTTVILLLTVALFMRFHGWRIRFYCNIVVNRTLGFSDATVEEGRQFEYDAYVIHAEDDGGWVERRLLPLENGRCKFCLEVRDSNLGMSQLESIVNNIRNSRKILFVVTETLLRDPWCRRFTAHQALHQVIEASRDSVVLVFLQDVHDYKLSRTLFLRRGMLRSCCVLYWPVHKERVPAFHQKLLIALGMTNRLQD, encoded by the exons ATGATGCTCGGTGGGCCTTCCctgttcctcttttctctgctcatcATGTGGTGCTGCATGACCGGACGGCGCCACGCTGTGTATGGCCAGAAGAAGACCTCGTGTGTCGTGCAAGGCAGCAGCGCAGACTGCAGCCACCTCAGcctgtcctccatccctccagaCCTTCCCAGGAACCTCACCAGCCTGGACGTGTCTCACAACAGGTTACGGGGGATCCCCCCCGAGTCTCTGAGGCCGTACCCGGACCTCCTTCACCTCAGCGTCAGCTACAACACCATCGCCAAGCTGGACGGCCGACTGTGTGAGACGCTGCCACGGCTGCAGACACTGGACGTTGCACACAACCAAGTGTTGGCGCTGAGGGAGGAGGATCTGAGCCGCTGCAGCGGGCTGACGGCGCTGATTCTGCGCAGCAATCGGCTAAAGCTGCAGGGGGAACCTTTCTCCGGCCTGCAG AAGCTGACGTATCTGGACGTTTCCTTAAACCACCTGCAGTCGGCCAGGCTGGGCTCACGGCCTCAGCTGCCCGCTCTGGTCAACCTCAGCCTGGCGCAAAATGACATCACCGTCCTGAAGAGAGATGACTTTTCCTTCCTGAATCACTCGTCCTCTCTCCGAGTGCTCAACCTGTCATCGGTGCCCCTGAAAACG CTGGAGCCCGGTTGCCTGAAGCCCATTTCGGGCCTGAGTACTTTAATCTTGGACGGGAGCAACATGGGCGCTCAGGTGATCGCTGAAATCTGCTCGCAGCTGTCCGGGACGGCCATCAGCAGCCTGTCTCTGCGGAACATGAAGCTGGCCTCTCTCCCAAACACCACCTTTGCAGGACTCCAGCAAACCAACCTGAGCTGCCTGGATCTGTCCCGTAACGGCCTGGGGAAAATCGAAAAGGGCTCATTTCAGTGGCTGCCACGACTCGAGACCCTAATTTTAATGGAGAACAACATCAAGCATCTGACCCAAGACACGTTTCAGGGTCTCCAGAGTCTGAAAATCCTCCAGCTGACAAAGGCCCTGGTGAAAGGTCACACCTCCGCCACCCCCATTATTGACGACTTCTCCTTCCAGCCTTTAACGACCCTGGAGAGTTTGGTATTACAGAAAACTGCAATTCGGGAAATTACAATGCAGACGTTCACGGGCTTGACCAGTCTGAAGGAGCTGGACCTGAGCTGGAGTAGCTGTCTCTCACTCAAGACCATTACTAACGAGACCTTCGTGTCTCTGGCTGCTTCTCCACTCAGAAAGCTGAATCTGACAGGAGCGGCGGTAGTGCAGATCAGTCCTGGAGGCTTCTCCACCTTAAAGAACCTCACTGTTCTACTCTTGGATTCCAACTTCATCAAACAAACCTTGACTGGCAGAGAGTTCGAAGGCTTgggtcagctggaggagatTCACATGTCTCTGAACTTCCAGAAAGTCAATCTAAGCTCCGCCTCTTTTGCTGCTGTGCCCCGACTGAAGGTCCTGACTCTGGGGAAGAGCCTGACCAGCACGGCCCTGAACGTGGATCCCTCTCCGTTCAGCCCCCTGGTCAATCTCACCTTCCTGGACCTCAGCAACAACAACATCGCCAACATCAGGAGGACCTTGCTCAAAGGTCTGGTTAACCTCAgggtgctgaagctgcagcacaacaACTTTGCCCGTTTATGGAAGAACAGCAATGTGGGTGGGCCGGTAATGTTTCTGCAGGACACGCTGAAACTGAAGACCCTACTGATGGACAGCAACGGGCTGGATGAGATCCCAGCTGGGGCTCTGAGAGGACTaagagagctgcaggagctgagccTGGGCAACAACCTCCTCAACAGCCTGCGGCCGTCTGTCTTCGATGACCTGATCTCCCTGCGCGCTTTGTTTTTACAGAAGAACGTGATCACGTCAGTGAGGCCCGAAGTGTTTGAAACGCCCTTGAGGAACCTCAGCCTGCTCGTCATGGGCAAGAATCCCTACGACTGCACGTGCGAGAGCATCCTGTGGTACGCCACCTGGCTGaacaacaccaacaccaccagcGTGCCGGACCTGGCGGAGCAGTACACGTGCAACACCCCGCTGACCTACTTCAACCGCTCCATCATGACGTTCGACCCCCTTTCCTGCAAAGACATGACCCCCTTCCGGGCCCTGTATGTGGTGAGCAGCACCACCGTGATCTTGCTGCTGACGGTCGCGCTCTTTATGCGATTCCACGGATGGAGGATTCGGTTCTACTGCAATATCGTGGTCAACCGCACTTTGGGATTCAGCGACGCCacggtggaggaggggcgtCAGTTTGAGTACGACGCCTACGTCATACACGCCGAGGACGACGGCGGCTGGGTGGAGAGGCGGCTGCTGCCGTTGGAGAACGGGAGGTGCAAGTTTTGCTTGGAGGTTCGAGATTCAAACCTCGGAATGTCGCAGTTGGAATCCATCGTCAACAACATAAGGAACTCCCGGAAAATCCTGTTCGTTGTCACCGAAACTCTCCTCAGGGATCCCTGGTGTCGACG GTTCACGGCCCATCAGGCTCTGCACCAGGTGATCGAAGCCAGCAGGGACTCCGTGGTCCTGGTCTTCCTGCAGGACGTCCACGACTACAAGCTGTCTCGGACGCTCTTCCTCCGCAGGGGCATGCTGCGCTCCTGCTGTGTCCTGTACTGGCCCGTCCATAAAGAGAGGGTCCCAGCGTTCCACCAAAAGCTCCTCATAGCGCTCGGCATGACCAACCGCTTGCAGGACTGA
- the LOC130527645 gene encoding cytochrome P450 4V2-like, whose amino-acid sequence MADLLGGFTLPLLGASVFVAALTCFTYRMLSDYLHKWFQMKPIPELEGTYPLIGNALQFKPNAGDFFNQIMEYTRENYHRPLFKIWVGPVPFVVLFHPETVEPVLTNAVHMEKSYSYSFLHPWLGTGLLTSTGPKWRRRRKMLTPTFHFSILADFLEVMNEQAEILVEKLDQQAGKGPFNCFSYVTLCALDIICETAMGKKIYAQSNSESEYVKCVSKMSDIISRRQRTPWFWPNFAYYSIGDGREHDSTLKVLHSFTYKVITERAENVSSVESDSDSDHGRKKRQAFLDMLLKTTDEDGNKMSHRDIQEEVDTFMFRGHDTTAASMNWVLHLMGSHPEAQSKVHQELQEVFGESNRPITTEDLKKLKYLESVIKEALRLFPSVPFFARSLGEDCHINGFKVPKGANAVIITYALHRDPRYFPEPEEFRPERFLPENSVGRPPYAYLPFSAGLRNCIGQRFALIEEKVVLASILRKFNVEACQKREELRPVGELILRPEKGIWIKLEKRKPLISPS is encoded by the exons ATGGCAGATCTCCTGGGTGGCTTCACGCTGCCTCTGCTCGGAGCCAGCGTCTTCGTCGCCGCGCTCACCTGCTTCACCTACAGGATGCTTAGCGACTACCTGCACAAATGGTTCCAGATGAAGCCCATTCCCGAGCTGGAGGGGACGTATCCTCTGATTGGAAACGCCCTGCAGTTCAAGCCCAACGCCGGTG ATTTTTTTAACCAGATCATGGAGTACACCCGTGAAAACTACCATCGTCCGCTCTTTAAGATCTGGGTGGGCCCGGTCccctttgtggttttgtttcacCCTGAAACCGTCGAG CCCGTCCTGACCAACGCTGTTCATATGGAGAAGAGCTACTCCTACAGTTTCCTCCACCCTTGGCTCGGGACAGGCCTCCTCACCAG CACTGGTCCCAAGTGGCGTCGCAGGCGGAAGATGTTGACGCCCACCTTTCACTTCTCCATCCTGGCCGACTTCCTGGAGGTGATGAACGAGCAAGCAGAAATCCTGGTGGAGAAGCTGGATCAACAGGCCGGGAAGGGTCCCTTCAACTGCTTCAGCTACGTCACCCTGTGCGCCCTGGACATCATCTGTG AAACTGCGATGGGAAAGAAAATATACGCCCAGAGTAATTCAGAGTCAGAGTATGTTAAATGCGTCTCCAA GATGAGCGACATCATCAGCCGCAGGCAGCGGACGCCCTGGTTCTGGCCCAACTTTGCGTACTACTCCATCGGAGACGGGCGGGAACACGACAGCACCCTCAAAGTCCTGCATTCCTTCACCTACAAA GTCATAACCGAAAGAGCGGAAAACGTCTCCTCCGTGGAGTCCGACAGCGACTCCGACCACGGCAGAAAGAAGAGACAAGCGTTCCTGGACATGCTGCTGAAGACCACGGATGAGGACGGCAACAAAATGAGCCATCGGGACATCCAGGAAGAAGTGGACACCTTCATGTTTCGG GGACACGACACCACGGCGGCGTCCATGAACTGGGTCCTGCATCTTATGGGTTCCCACCCAGAGGCGCAAAGCAAAGTCcatcaggagctccaggaggtgTTCG GTGAGTCCAACCGGCCGATTACCACCGAGGACCTGAAGAAGCTCAAGTACCTGGAGAGTGTGATCAAGGAGGCCCTGCGGCTCTTCCCCTCCGTGCCGTTCTTCGCCCGCAGCCTTGGCGAGGACTGCCACATCA ATGGTTTCAAAGTGCCCAAAGGCGCCAACGCCGTCATCATCACCTACGCTCTCCACCGCGACCCGCGCTACTTCCCCGAGCCCGAAGAGTTCCGGCCCGAGCGTTTCCTGCCTGAGAACTCGGTGGGACGGCCTCCATACGCGTACCTGCCCTTCTCCGCTGGACTGCGGAACTGTATCG GTCAGCGTTTCGCTCTGATCGAGGAAAAGGTGGTGCTGGCGTCCATCCTGCGGAAGTTTAACGTGGAGGCCTGTCAGAAGCGCGAAGAGCTGCGTCCTGTGGGAGAGCTGATTCTGCGGCCAGAGAAAGGCATCTGGATCAAGTTAGAAAAGAGGAAACCGCTAATTTCGCCAAGCTAA